AAACGGGTCAACGATTCCCTGGTTTCCGGCAAAGCGATACGGGTGGAATTTGACCGCAAGGTGAAGGACCGGTACGGCCGCTACCTCGGCTATATCTGGCTGGATACGCTTCTGGTCAACGATTTTCTGCTCCGGCGCGGACTGGTTTCGGTCTATTACTTCAAGCCGAATGACCGGTATCTGGCCCGCTTTGTCGCTTCCGCCAAAGGGGCCCGCGTAAAGAAGGCGGGGATCTGGTCTCTTCCACATTCCGATTTGGACTATTACGTCGGAAACAAAAACAGCTACCGGGTGCACCGGCCGGACTGCCCGCAGGCCCGCGGAATCAAGGCGAAAAACCGGGCGGAATTCGACAATCTTTTCGACGCCGCCGACGCCGGTTTCGCCTTCTGCCGCACCTGTAAACCGTAAATTTATGCCCGGAAGCCGATAAAGTTTCTCGGGCGGTGCTGCAACACCCCGCTGCCGAGCCGCGAACCGCCCCGGCGTATCCATTTTTGGACTTGCCCTGTTTATTCCTGAAAATCACAGATATTTTAACCCCGTTTCAGTCAAGCTTTTCGCCGATTTTCCGATAAAAACAACGGGGCAAAAAAGTTTTTTAACGAGGGGGATATGCCGTCCATTCTGGTTATCGACGATAAAGAAAGCATGCGGGGTATGCTCGCCGAGACGTTGTCCGGCGAGGGGTACGACGTGGACACGGCCGCCGACGGCCG
This is a stretch of genomic DNA from Verrucomicrobiia bacterium. It encodes these proteins:
- a CDS encoding thermonuclease family protein, translating into MRKPIFFLLLVAGSALLLASGLPGKKSKVKKVLDGDTIVLESGEKIRYLCIDSPEEGEPFHDEAKRVNDSLVSGKAIRVEFDRKVKDRYGRYLGYIWLDTLLVNDFLLRRGLVSVYYFKPNDRYLARFVASAKGARVKKAGIWSLPHSDLDYYVGNKNSYRVHRPDCPQARGIKAKNRAEFDNLFDAADAGFAFCRTCKP